In Brienomyrus brachyistius isolate T26 chromosome 25, BBRACH_0.4, whole genome shotgun sequence, a single window of DNA contains:
- the LOC125720716 gene encoding complexin-1-like: MNFLMKQALGGATKDMGKMLGGEEDKDPEAEKEKEEERQEALRQQEEERKAKYAKMEAERETIRQGIRDKYGIKKREEAEAEAQAAMEATEGSLTRPKQAVPKGCGDAEEEEESIMDSVMKYLPGPLQDMFKK; this comes from the exons ATGAATTTTCTTATGAAACAAGCCCTGGGAG GGGCCACCAAGGACATGGGCAAGATGCTGGGGGGCGAAGAGGACAAGGACCCCGAGGCagagaaggagaaggaggaagagcgGCAGGAGGCACTGAGGCAGCAGGAGGAGGAGCGGAAGGCCAAGTACGCGAAGATGGAGGCGGAACGAGAGACCATTCGGCAGGGTATCAGGGATAAG TACGGCATCAAGAAGCGGGAGGAGGCGGAGGCGGAAGCCCAGGCGGCCATGGAGGCCACCGAGGGGAGCCTGACCCGGCCCAAGCAGGCCGTCCCCAAGGGCTGCGGCGACgccgaggaggaagaggaaagcATTATGGACTCGGTCATGAAGTACCTCCCTGGGCCTCTGCAGGACATGTTCAAGAAGTAA